The proteins below come from a single Nitrospirota bacterium genomic window:
- a CDS encoding 2-oxoacid:ferredoxin oxidoreductase subunit beta produces the protein MLKPEDYKGQTPAWCPGCGNFAILRVFKDAMAELGIEPHNFTIVSGIGQAGKFPHYLKCNTFNGLHGRTLPVATGIRLANHEMLTIAVAGDGDCYGEGGNHLMHAMRRNVNVKLFVHDNQIYGLTKGQASPTSPEGMITKNQPFSVFSEQLNPIALAVALDCSFAARGFAGDMEHLKGLIKAAINHKGFSLVDILQPCVTFNKINTYEWYRQRVYHIEPDYNSEDRAEAFKKALEWGERIPIGIVYKNNRLTLEERIPIIQNEPLVRHKHFPSKNLLFKSE, from the coding sequence ATGTTAAAACCGGAAGATTATAAAGGACAGACGCCGGCATGGTGCCCGGGATGCGGCAACTTTGCAATCCTTAGGGTTTTTAAAGATGCAATGGCTGAACTCGGCATAGAGCCGCATAATTTTACAATTGTCTCAGGCATAGGCCAGGCTGGAAAGTTCCCTCACTATTTAAAATGCAACACCTTTAACGGGCTTCACGGCAGGACGCTTCCAGTTGCAACAGGTATAAGGCTTGCCAATCATGAAATGCTCACAATAGCAGTTGCAGGCGATGGTGACTGCTACGGGGAGGGCGGAAATCACTTAATGCATGCAATGAGGAGAAATGTCAATGTAAAGCTTTTTGTGCATGACAACCAGATATATGGCTTAACAAAGGGTCAGGCGTCTCCTACAAGTCCTGAAGGTATGATAACCAAAAATCAGCCGTTCAGTGTTTTTTCAGAGCAGCTAAACCCGATTGCACTGGCTGTTGCGCTTGACTGCAGTTTTGCGGCAAGAGGCTTTGCAGGCGATATGGAACATCTTAAGGGTTTGATAAAGGCAGCGATAAATCATAAAGGTTTTTCGCTTGTTGACATTCTTCAGCCCTGCGTAACGTTCAATAAAATAAATACTTATGAGTGGTACAGGCAGCGTGTTTATCACATTGAACCTGATTATAATTCCGAGGACAGGGCAGAAGCATTTAAAAAAGCTCTTGAATGGGGAGAAAGGATTCCCATAGGGATAGTCTATAAAAATAATCGTCTCACGCTGGAAGAAAGAATACCGATTATACAGAACGAACCTTTGGTGCGTCATAAACATTTTCCTTCAAAAAATTTACTTTTCAAATCCGAATAG
- a CDS encoding 4Fe-4S binding protein, which yields MRNYRRISQGIFLLLFLFLFLQTEAKGKDELGYPVKIFLDFDPLIFVTTILSAHTVQKAFYFSLIVIIATVVLGRVFCGWVCPLGTLNNIVGSFRKKHSDNTSINWRRTKYYMLLFLLAASVFSLQLVGIVDPLSLLIRSLSVSIYPAFNYGTKAVFDAVYNSDIKGLVDISEAVYSVFKKSILSFQQPFYNQSAFIGLLFLFILGMNLVEKRFWCRHLCPLGALLGLLSRFSILKRSVSEGCTECGACASVCQGKASPDKKEEWRDAECLYCRNCDDVCPQNAVTFGFHPTLSPLAKGGIKGGYGGLDLGRRRVITSLVSGVVAVPLLRANPLSKAEVPNQKLIRPPGALEEKEFLKRCVKCGECMKVCITNGLQPTFLEAGLEGIWSPLLIPKIGYCEYRCTLCGQVCPTGAIKKMELKEKAKIKIGLAMIDKNRCLPYAHATRCIVCEEVCPTPKKAIWLEKAKIRDRGRKEAVVQQPRVDLELCIGCGICETKCPVIDKPAIYVTSIGESRSKENQLLLMHQGKY from the coding sequence ATGCGAAATTATAGAAGGATTTCACAGGGGATATTCTTACTGCTGTTTCTTTTTCTTTTTTTGCAGACAGAGGCAAAAGGGAAAGACGAGCTTGGCTATCCTGTAAAAATATTCCTCGATTTTGACCCGCTGATTTTTGTAACCACAATCCTTTCAGCGCATACTGTCCAGAAGGCTTTTTATTTTTCTCTGATTGTAATTATTGCCACGGTGGTCTTAGGAAGAGTGTTTTGCGGATGGGTATGCCCTCTTGGAACACTGAATAATATTGTAGGCTCTTTCAGGAAAAAACATTCGGACAATACAAGCATTAACTGGCGCAGAACAAAATACTACATGCTTCTATTTCTTCTCGCAGCCTCTGTTTTTTCGCTTCAGCTTGTCGGTATTGTTGACCCGCTTTCTCTTCTCATAAGGTCACTCTCTGTAAGTATCTATCCGGCATTCAATTACGGAACAAAGGCGGTGTTTGACGCCGTATATAACTCAGATATCAAGGGCCTTGTTGATATATCAGAAGCTGTTTATTCCGTATTTAAAAAAAGCATCCTATCTTTTCAACAGCCGTTTTACAACCAGAGCGCCTTCATAGGCCTCTTATTCCTTTTCATACTCGGTATGAATCTTGTAGAAAAGAGATTCTGGTGCAGGCATCTATGCCCGCTCGGCGCTTTGCTCGGCCTCTTATCAAGATTTTCCATTCTTAAAAGGTCAGTAAGCGAAGGATGCACTGAGTGCGGCGCGTGCGCTTCTGTATGTCAGGGCAAAGCATCTCCTGATAAAAAAGAAGAATGGAGGGATGCGGAATGCCTGTACTGCCGGAATTGCGATGACGTATGCCCGCAGAACGCAGTGACTTTCGGATTTCACCCCACTTTGTCCCCCCTTGCTAAAGGGGGAATTAAAGGGGGGTATGGCGGACTGGACCTCGGCAGAAGGAGGGTTATTACGTCGCTGGTATCAGGTGTTGTCGCCGTGCCTCTTTTGCGGGCAAATCCCTTGTCCAAAGCAGAAGTTCCGAATCAGAAATTAATCAGGCCTCCCGGAGCGCTTGAGGAAAAAGAGTTTCTTAAAAGATGTGTCAAATGCGGTGAGTGCATGAAGGTATGCATCACAAACGGGCTTCAGCCGACATTTCTTGAGGCAGGACTTGAAGGGATATGGTCTCCTCTGCTTATCCCAAAGATAGGATACTGCGAATACCGCTGCACTCTCTGCGGACAGGTATGCCCTACAGGAGCGATAAAGAAAATGGAATTGAAAGAAAAGGCAAAGATTAAGATAGGGCTTGCTATGATTGACAAAAACAGATGCCTGCCTTATGCCCATGCAACGCGCTGCATAGTATGCGAGGAGGTCTGTCCTACACCGAAGAAGGCGATATGGCTTGAAAAGGCAAAGATAAGAGACAGGGGAAGAAAAGAGGCGGTAGTTCAGCAGCCGCGCGTTGACCTTGAGCTGTGCATCGGCTGCGGCATATGCGAGACAAAATGCCCTGTTATTGACAAGCCTGCAATTTATGTAACAAGCATTGGCGAGAGCCGTTCCAAGGAAAACCAACTATTGCTGATGCATCAGGGGAAGTATTGA
- a CDS encoding DUF362 domain-containing protein encodes MNRRDFIKLTAIAGIGLSIPRNFDSFIAPAGADEKIDIAVAHGVYPSKITRAAIDAMGGMKKFVSKGDIVVVKPNIAWDRTPEQAGNTNPEVVGVVVQMCYEAGAKKVKVFDRPVNDPRRCYVQSGIADAAKAAGADVSYIDERKFREMNIKGEALKSWPLYTEVFEADKVINIPIAKHHGLAKLTMSMKNWMGVMGGSRRTIHQRLDESLVDLSMAIKPTLTILDAVRILTANGPQGGNLEDVKKMDTVIVGVDQVAVDSFGATLFGMKGSDLKYVKIADKMGLGRMDISKLNVKRINT; translated from the coding sequence ATGAATCGCAGAGATTTTATAAAGCTGACAGCAATAGCAGGTATAGGGCTTTCTATTCCAAGAAATTTTGATTCGTTTATTGCTCCTGCCGGGGCAGATGAAAAAATTGATATTGCAGTTGCGCATGGCGTATATCCTTCAAAGATTACAAGGGCTGCGATTGATGCAATGGGCGGGATGAAAAAGTTTGTATCAAAAGGCGATATTGTTGTTGTAAAGCCGAATATAGCATGGGACAGGACGCCTGAGCAGGCCGGAAATACAAATCCTGAAGTCGTTGGAGTTGTAGTTCAGATGTGCTATGAGGCAGGCGCTAAAAAGGTAAAGGTATTTGACAGGCCGGTGAATGATCCGAGAAGGTGTTATGTGCAGAGCGGAATTGCCGATGCCGCAAAGGCAGCAGGCGCGGATGTGAGCTATATTGACGAGAGAAAATTCAGGGAAATGAATATAAAGGGAGAGGCTTTGAAGTCATGGCCTCTTTATACCGAGGTATTTGAGGCTGACAAGGTGATAAACATTCCTATTGCAAAACATCACGGCCTCGCAAAGCTGACGATGTCAATGAAAAACTGGATGGGCGTGATGGGAGGCTCAAGGCGCACGATACATCAGAGGCTTGACGAGAGCCTCGTTGACCTTTCCATGGCTATTAAGCCCACTCTTACCATCCTTGATGCGGTGCGTATTCTGACGGCAAACGGCCCGCAGGGCGGAAATCTCGAGGATGTGAAAAAAATGGATACAGTTATTGTTGGGGTTGATCAGGTTGCTGTGGACTCGTTTGGCGCCACGCTTTTTGGCATGAAAGGAAGCGACCTTAAATATGTGAAGATAGCTGATAAGATGGGGCTCGGCAGAATGGATATTTCTAAATTGAACGTTAAAAGGATAAATACATAA
- a CDS encoding response regulator: MQNNNKEFEKLSPQLADILNAVSDSVIMHTSALRIMWANQAAADNFSQEVSDLTGQYCYNLWHNRSVSCEQCPVLKSFKTGEPENVQISTPKGMIWDLKTIPVKDKQGKVINVIEIGRDITRHRKLEEQLRQSQKMEAIGTLTGGIAHDFNNILTAIMGYTGILQMKMGKDDPLRINLDQILASSERAATLVRSLLIFSRKQASNLEQVDLNELIKRVERLLSRIIGEDIELQTVLADNGLTVVADTLQMEQVLMNLAANARDAMPDGGLLSIETRLVGFDEEYEKVHGYGKPGMYALISVTDGGCGMDEETRLRIFEPFFTTKEAGRGTGLGLSTVYGIIKQHKGYINCYSEPGKGTTFKVYLPIAAVNSGMRIADISGSDTSRTKLALDGTETVLVAEDEEVARKLVKEILEEFGYQVIEAVDGEDAINKFMDNKDRIGVVFLDIIMPKMSGEEAYEVIRKIKPDMKALFSSGYPADFVSRRGIDEVTGGEFNFIMKPISPTELLKKVRGLLDTNRKQ; encoded by the coding sequence TTGCAAAATAATAACAAGGAATTTGAAAAACTTTCACCGCAGCTTGCTGATATTCTGAATGCTGTTTCTGACAGCGTAATAATGCATACCTCTGCCCTCAGGATAATGTGGGCAAATCAAGCCGCTGCTGACAATTTCAGCCAAGAGGTTTCTGATTTGACAGGGCAATACTGCTACAACTTGTGGCATAACCGTTCAGTGTCCTGTGAGCAATGCCCGGTTCTAAAGAGCTTTAAAACCGGAGAGCCTGAAAACGTGCAGATCTCTACGCCTAAAGGAATGATATGGGACTTGAAGACTATTCCTGTAAAAGATAAACAAGGAAAAGTGATTAATGTAATAGAGATTGGGAGAGATATTACCAGACACCGCAAGCTTGAAGAGCAGCTCAGGCAATCCCAGAAAATGGAGGCTATCGGAACGCTCACAGGAGGAATTGCGCATGATTTTAATAACATCCTCACGGCGATAATGGGCTATACAGGCATCTTACAGATGAAAATGGGCAAAGACGACCCACTAAGAATCAATCTCGACCAGATACTTGCCTCGTCAGAGCGGGCGGCGACCCTTGTAAGGAGTCTCCTTATCTTCAGCAGAAAACAGGCAAGTAATTTAGAACAGGTAGATTTAAACGAACTAATAAAGAGAGTGGAGAGGCTGCTGTCAAGGATTATAGGAGAAGACATAGAGCTTCAAACAGTGCTTGCAGATAACGGTTTAACAGTAGTGGCTGACACGCTTCAGATGGAGCAGGTGCTGATGAATCTCGCAGCGAATGCCCGCGATGCTATGCCTGACGGAGGGTTGTTAAGCATAGAGACAAGGCTTGTAGGATTTGATGAAGAATATGAGAAGGTTCATGGTTACGGCAAACCCGGAATGTATGCTCTTATATCAGTTACGGACGGAGGCTGCGGTATGGACGAGGAGACCAGGTTACGGATTTTTGAACCGTTCTTTACAACAAAGGAAGCAGGCAGAGGCACAGGACTTGGACTTTCAACAGTATACGGAATAATCAAACAGCATAAGGGATATATCAATTGCTACAGTGAACCCGGCAAAGGCACAACATTTAAGGTATATCTGCCTATAGCCGCTGTTAATTCAGGGATGCGGATTGCGGATATTTCCGGTTCTGATACAAGCAGAACAAAGTTGGCGCTGGACGGCACAGAAACGGTGCTTGTGGCGGAAGATGAAGAAGTAGCCAGAAAGCTTGTTAAGGAGATTCTTGAGGAATTCGGGTATCAGGTCATAGAGGCTGTTGACGGAGAAGATGCGATAAATAAATTTATGGATAATAAAGATAGAATTGGAGTTGTTTTTCTTGACATAATAATGCCAAAGATGAGCGGGGAAGAGGCTTATGAGGTTATAAGGAAGATAAAGCCTGACATGAAAGCGCTCTTTTCAAGCGGTTATCCTGCGGATTTTGTAAGCAGAAGGGGCATAGATGAGGTAACCGGCGGAGAATTTAATTTTATTATGAAACCTATTTCACCAACCGAACTTTTAAAAAAGGTGAGGGGACTGCTGGATACAAACAGAAAACAGTGA
- a CDS encoding PilZ domain-containing protein, whose protein sequence is MSKMDMEKLQDLEKRKFQRLKDNIFILGAVKATHADEFKAFTRDISGGGLMFETERDIPAGSELELEIYQPSNSRKKIIFSVYAVAKIVWAREIEKDSFKDGENKYQIGVEFSEIKEQDRQMIINFVN, encoded by the coding sequence ATGAGCAAAATGGATATGGAGAAATTGCAGGATTTAGAAAAAAGAAAATTTCAGCGGCTGAAAGATAATATTTTTATCCTCGGCGCTGTGAAGGCAACCCATGCGGATGAATTCAAGGCATTTACCAGAGACATAAGCGGAGGCGGGTTAATGTTTGAGACAGAGAGGGATATTCCGGCAGGCAGTGAACTGGAACTGGAGATATACCAGCCTTCAAACAGCCGTAAAAAGATTATTTTCTCTGTGTATGCTGTTGCAAAAATAGTCTGGGCAAGAGAAATAGAGAAGGATAGCTTTAAAGATGGAGAAAATAAGTATCAGATAGGCGTGGAATTTTCAGAGATTAAAGAACAAGACAGGCAGATGATAATTAATTTTGTCAATTGA
- a CDS encoding cupin domain-containing protein: MEKIAHALNTRTGYFFGNSEHRELIFVRKGRDKRAVHKDKKAVCETLASGFLNINVQPQIFTLPPDCELAMELTSSVGDKFGIALKGKLEFLCDEEKLVFEEGDSIYSTYTQKIQKATNIGETEAKLLWIVFRYP, from the coding sequence TTGGAGAAAATAGCTCATGCCCTGAACACAAGAACAGGCTATTTTTTTGGCAATAGTGAGCATAGGGAGCTTATCTTTGTCAGGAAAGGGAGAGATAAGAGAGCTGTCCATAAAGATAAGAAGGCGGTTTGCGAGACGCTGGCTTCGGGGTTTTTAAATATAAATGTGCAGCCGCAGATTTTCACCCTGCCGCCTGATTGTGAATTAGCAATGGAATTAACCTCTTCAGTTGGAGATAAATTTGGGATTGCGCTTAAGGGTAAGCTGGAATTTTTATGTGATGAAGAAAAACTGGTATTTGAAGAAGGAGATAGTATTTATAGCACGTATACCCAGAAAATTCAGAAAGCAACAAATATAGGTGAGACTGAAGCTAAACTGCTCTGGATTGTTTTCCGTTATCCTTAG
- a CDS encoding GNAT family N-acetyltransferase, which produces MLSLENKIIIPKQYQKSAHSSICLYERDYVVKNLVFPEDIIKAYQLRHAVFCHELGWVPQSENGLELDNYDDHAVFFGVFDVQNRLLAHMRLITAENDFMIEKEFLSLVGTGHKIRKEPDTVELTRCCVTSKARTYKISTEFGSFDILSLLLKGIYHWCLKNDIEYVYAVTDYRVYRLVHIKGFPFKLTDKPHIMPDGVVAVGVIMNWREFEDINKVKRPETLKWFTQYQSVPVPWQQPQPAPWLQHQVFA; this is translated from the coding sequence ATGCTTTCCCTTGAAAACAAAATCATTATTCCCAAGCAGTATCAAAAATCGGCTCATTCATCCATATGCCTTTATGAAAGGGATTATGTAGTCAAAAACCTTGTGTTCCCTGAAGATATAATAAAGGCATACCAATTAAGACACGCGGTTTTCTGTCATGAATTAGGCTGGGTACCCCAATCAGAGAATGGATTGGAGCTTGATAATTATGATGACCATGCAGTCTTTTTCGGTGTATTCGACGTGCAGAATAGATTACTCGCGCATATGAGGCTAATAACGGCTGAAAATGATTTTATGATTGAGAAAGAGTTTTTATCATTGGTTGGAACCGGACATAAAATCAGAAAAGAGCCTGATACCGTAGAACTTACAAGATGTTGTGTAACTTCAAAGGCAAGAACTTACAAGATTTCTACTGAATTTGGCTCCTTTGACATACTCAGCCTTCTTTTAAAAGGCATTTACCATTGGTGCTTAAAGAATGATATAGAATATGTTTATGCAGTTACCGATTATAGGGTTTATAGATTAGTGCATATAAAGGGGTTTCCTTTTAAATTAACGGATAAGCCCCATATCATGCCTGACGGAGTTGTAGCTGTTGGAGTAATAATGAACTGGCGGGAGTTCGAGGATATAAATAAAGTGAAAAGGCCGGAAACGTTAAAATGGTTTACTCAATATCAATCAGTCCCTGTTCCATGGCAACAGCCACAGCCTGCGCCATGGTTACAACATCAAGTTTTTGCATGA
- a CDS encoding autoinducer binding domain-containing protein: MHLKNLLSKNDAICLLELIQKSFLCSKEEDLRNLISDLKMLIPYDHAVCLLGKKGINDNVSSYDALNVSFPSEWFDLYVMKDFHKIDPVVKENFTSFALQYWADTYKKYETPKNFIMAAEDFDLKRGYSYGIKNYRGTEGSLFSFAGNSIECNRRTEIILTHIIPALHQALTRIVSYRSEKHAVTLSEREKEVLRWISYGKRIWDISVILGISERTVKFHIKNIMQKLDVVTMAQAVAVAMEQGLIDIE, from the coding sequence ATGCATTTAAAAAATCTGCTGTCTAAAAATGATGCTATCTGCCTTCTGGAACTAATCCAAAAGAGCTTTCTATGCTCAAAAGAAGAAGATCTAAGAAATCTCATATCGGATTTAAAGATGTTAATTCCATATGACCATGCTGTCTGTTTGCTGGGGAAAAAAGGAATAAACGATAACGTAAGCTCTTATGATGCTCTAAACGTGAGCTTTCCATCCGAATGGTTCGATTTATATGTTATGAAAGATTTTCATAAGATTGACCCGGTTGTCAAAGAGAATTTTACCAGTTTCGCCTTACAATACTGGGCTGATACTTACAAAAAATATGAGACGCCAAAGAATTTTATAATGGCAGCAGAAGATTTTGACCTCAAGCGGGGTTATTCCTACGGGATAAAAAATTACAGAGGGACTGAGGGGAGCCTCTTTTCTTTTGCCGGTAATTCAATAGAATGTAACCGGCGCACCGAAATAATTCTCACTCATATAATACCTGCCTTGCATCAGGCATTGACTCGTATTGTGAGCTATCGCAGTGAAAAACATGCCGTTACCCTTTCAGAGAGAGAAAAGGAAGTTCTCAGATGGATAAGTTATGGCAAACGTATATGGGATATATCGGTAATTCTTGGTATAAGCGAGAGGACCGTAAAATTCCATATAAAGAATATCATGCAAAAACTTGATGTTGTAACCATGGCGCAGGCTGTGGCTGTTGCCATGGAACAGGGACTGATTGATATTGAGTAA
- a CDS encoding AarF/ABC1/UbiB kinase family protein — protein MPFSLLKLRSTYKNINRVRQIINVFLKYEFGHIIDQLRLHRYVSLRKRLKTFGQWPAIKGHTVPERLRMAFAELGPSFIKLAQLLSSRPDLITAPFAGEFKKLQDKVPPFPSDEAKRIIEEETHLLIDKIFARFNDKPTAAASIAQVHQGTLLDGSDVIIKVQRPDIREQIETDINILTTIAQLMDKHIPESRFFNPTGIVDEFARTVRKELDFSEEAKNCLRFRKNFENNPHIYIPKIYSAFSTEKILTMERIEGVRIDDISGIEGMGLDRKELAKNGVDAYFKMVLEDGFFHADPHPGNIFAMPEGQIGFMDFGIVGRVTDEMKETMANTFLALINKDFDRLIDQYIELGLVPEEADLITFRKGFKSDLVYFLEPLYGLTLAEINFAEYMDIVTHLAMKHNMKIPSDLLLVNKAMLILENIGRELDPDFNFIAAAEPYASKLVREKLSPSRIYEKTKKSIEEIGDFVVVFPRQMKQIIRKVLKDDIHMKLTHIGLEKFTRDMDKSSNRISFSLIVSSILLSSAILHATGVGPKIYGMSILGFLAFGFAFLLGIWLIISIIRSGRL, from the coding sequence ATGCCTTTCAGTCTGCTGAAACTTAGGAGTACGTATAAGAATATTAACAGAGTAAGGCAGATTATCAATGTCTTTCTCAAATACGAGTTCGGGCACATAATAGACCAGCTTCGCCTCCACAGATATGTCTCTCTCAGGAAAAGACTAAAGACATTCGGGCAATGGCCTGCAATAAAAGGGCATACGGTTCCTGAGAGACTTAGAATGGCGTTTGCAGAGCTTGGGCCAAGTTTTATTAAACTCGCCCAGCTTCTTTCATCAAGGCCGGACCTTATTACCGCGCCCTTTGCCGGCGAGTTTAAGAAACTTCAGGATAAGGTTCCGCCATTTCCTTCTGACGAGGCAAAGAGAATAATAGAAGAAGAAACGCATCTCCTGATTGATAAGATATTTGCAAGATTTAATGATAAGCCGACCGCTGCCGCTTCAATTGCACAGGTCCATCAGGGGACCCTTCTTGATGGAAGTGATGTGATAATAAAGGTGCAGAGGCCTGATATAAGAGAGCAGATAGAGACGGATATAAATATTCTCACAACAATAGCCCAGCTTATGGATAAACATATCCCTGAAAGCAGGTTTTTTAATCCGACAGGCATTGTGGATGAATTTGCAAGGACTGTCAGGAAGGAACTGGATTTCTCAGAGGAGGCAAAGAATTGTTTGCGCTTCAGAAAAAACTTTGAGAACAATCCTCATATATATATCCCGAAAATTTATAGTGCGTTTTCCACTGAAAAAATCCTTACGATGGAAAGGATAGAAGGAGTAAGGATTGATGACATTTCCGGAATAGAAGGCATGGGCCTTGACAGGAAGGAACTTGCGAAGAACGGCGTTGATGCGTATTTCAAGATGGTGCTTGAAGACGGGTTCTTTCATGCAGATCCTCATCCGGGAAATATCTTTGCAATGCCTGAAGGACAGATAGGGTTTATGGATTTCGGAATAGTTGGAAGGGTTACGGATGAGATGAAAGAAACTATGGCAAATACATTTCTTGCCCTTATAAATAAAGATTTTGACAGGCTGATTGACCAGTATATAGAACTCGGGCTTGTTCCCGAGGAGGCTGATTTAATTACATTCAGGAAGGGATTCAAATCAGACCTTGTTTATTTTCTGGAGCCGCTATACGGATTGACCCTGGCAGAAATAAATTTTGCCGAGTATATGGACATCGTAACGCATCTGGCAATGAAACATAATATGAAGATTCCTTCAGACCTTCTGCTCGTTAATAAGGCGATGCTGATTCTTGAGAATATAGGAAGAGAACTGGACCCTGATTTTAATTTCATTGCCGCAGCAGAACCTTACGCCTCTAAACTCGTCAGGGAGAAGCTGAGTCCGTCAAGGATATATGAAAAGACCAAAAAGAGCATAGAAGAGATAGGAGACTTTGTGGTGGTCTTCCCCCGTCAGATGAAGCAGATTATAAGAAAGGTTTTAAAGGACGATATTCATATGAAACTCACACATATCGGCCTTGAGAAATTTACAAGGGATATGGACAAATCAAGCAACAGGATTTCATTCAGCCTGATTGTAAGTTCTATTCTCCTGAGTTCTGCCATTCTGCATGCGACAGGTGTAGGGCCAAAAATATATGGCATGTCAATCCTTGGATTCTTAGCATTTGGCTTTGCCTTCTTGCTTGGCATCTGGCTGATTATCTCTATAATACGTTCAGGAAGACTGTAA
- a CDS encoding phasin family protein, with the protein MTVFEAIRSALLAGLGMQQKVNEFIDELIKKGELSESQGAKLVKEWTEKAEKGTEGFSKNFSEILSKTLEKMNLPSKDDIEKLNKKIQTLSNRVKKLEGVKEEGQEE; encoded by the coding sequence ATGACAGTTTTTGAAGCGATAAGGAGCGCCTTGCTTGCCGGTTTGGGCATGCAGCAGAAGGTAAATGAGTTCATTGACGAGCTTATTAAAAAAGGTGAACTCAGCGAATCACAAGGCGCAAAACTCGTGAAGGAGTGGACTGAAAAGGCTGAAAAGGGAACGGAAGGGTTTTCTAAAAATTTCTCGGAAATATTGTCAAAGACTCTGGAGAAAATGAACCTGCCTTCAAAGGATGACATTGAGAAACTCAATAAAAAGATTCAGACCCTCTCTAACAGGGTAAAGAAACTTGAAGGAGTAAAGGAAGAAGGGCAGGAAGAATAG